The following are from one region of the Microtus pennsylvanicus isolate mMicPen1 chromosome 15, mMicPen1.hap1, whole genome shotgun sequence genome:
- the LOC142835808 gene encoding large ribosomal subunit protein eL39 — MSSHKTFRIKRFLAKKQKQNRPIPQWIRMKTGNKIRYNSKRRHWRRTKLGL; from the coding sequence ATGTCTTCTCACAAGACTTTCAGAATCAAGCGATTCCTGgctaagaaacaaaagcaaaatcgtCCTATTCCTCAGTGGATTCGGATGAAAACTGGCAACAAAATCAGGTACAACTCCAAGAGAAGACACTGGAGGAGAACGAAGCTGGGTCTGTAA